The following coding sequences are from one Triticum dicoccoides isolate Atlit2015 ecotype Zavitan chromosome 4A, WEW_v2.0, whole genome shotgun sequence window:
- the LOC119288146 gene encoding protein argonaute 1B-like, protein MVRKKRTGTGESSGEASGAPGQGSSQPAERAPQQHQQHGGGRGWVPQQGGRGGGQYLGRGGQYQGQGGPAAHRPGGPPEYQQREYQGRGHPGGGPPEYQPRDYQGRGHPGGGPPEYQPRDPQGRGHPGGAPPEYQPRGPQGRGHPGGAPPEYQPRGPHGRGHPGGGPPEYQPRDPQGRGHPGGGPPEYQQRDYQGRGGPRPRGGGMPQPSYGGHMGGRGGHNVPPGQSRTVPELHQAPDVQYQAPVVSPSASGAGSSSQPAAEVSSGQVEQQFQKLDISDQSSTSQAIQPAPASSKSVRFPLRPGMGKCGDRCVVKANHFFAELPDKDLHQYDVTITPEVTSRGVNRAVIAELVKLYRQSHMNGRLPAYDGRKSLYTAGPLPFTSRTFEIALQDEDEGLVGGQATPRRERQFRVVIKYAARADLHHLAMFLAGRQPDAPQEALQVLDIVLRELPTARYSPVSRSFYSPNLGRRQRLGDGLESWRGFYQSIRPTQMGLSLNIDMSSTAFIEPLPVIEFVAQLLCRDISVRPLTDSDRVKIKKALRGVKVEVTHRGNMRRKYRISGLTSQATRELSFPVDDRGTVKTVVQYFLETYGFNIQHTTLPCLQVGNQQRPNYLPMEVCKIVEGQRYSKRLNEKQITALLKVTCQRPQEREKDILQTVHHNAYYEDPYAQEFGIKIDEQLASVEARVLPPPRLKYHDSGREKDVLPRVGQWNMMNKKMVNGGRVSHWACINFSRNVQDNAAKVFCHELAIMCQISGMNFAPEPVLPVLSARPEHVERALKARYHDAMNASKPPGKELDLLIVILPDNNGSLYGDLKRICETELGLVSQCCLTKHVFKMSKQYLANVALKINVKVGGRNTVLVDALARRIRLVTDRPTIIFGADVTHPHPGEDSSPSIAAVVASQDWPEITKYAGLVSAQAHRQELIQDLFKVWQDPQRGTVTGGMIKELLISFKRATGQKPQRIIFYRDGVSEGQFYQVLLFELDAIRKACASLEPNYQPPVTFVVVQKRHHTRLFANNHNDQRTVDRSGNILPGTVVDSKICHPTEFDFYLCSHAGIQGTSRPAHYHVLWDENKFTADELQTLTNNLCYTYARCTRSVSIVPPAYYAHLAAFRARFYMEPDTSDSGSVASGARGGPPQGGPRSSTRLIFPELKLAMLKMDTMFLEETGETYQGFEGASFSTRGCLVSSGVVKDLIAFAGDADDRPLSAGRPLPRFPVRHDPSSCASFAALGRGSGMRHVPDWLPAFPEPHTYAIAEEEPGEMVGGSSAAVDEVEQAWRQRKAEKSLLGLQRQLALAGGNGIRPAAVVEEGAGKEKELDRAVVKSNPFIQSALRCGDKEVSEVGMPNLGKKHPVLDDAFAPAFAESEGEGLDEGRRDQDQGRGRKRMVPKERPPVYFRIGPDRKSRVMALNSRALEDREGPLFLEDDRKRRALSILAEPMEKPG, encoded by the exons ATGGTTAGGAAGAAAAGAACCGGCACTGGAGAGAGTTCCGGAGAGGCTTCGGGAGCTCCTGGACAGGGTTCCTCGCAGCCAGCTGAGAGAGCTCCTCAACAGCATCAACAGCATGGTGGTGGACGTGGTTGGGTGCCTCAACAGGGTGGCCGTGGTGGTGGGCAATACCTAGGCCGTGGTGGACAGTATCAGGGCCAGGGAGGGCCAGCTGCACACCGTCCAGGTGGCCCACCCGAATATCAGCAGCGTGAATATCAGGGCCGTGGACATCCAGGTGGTGGTCCACCTGAATATCAACCGCGTGACTATCAGGGCCGTGGACATCCAGGTGGTGGGCCACCTGAATATCAACCGCGCGACCCTCAGGGCCGTGGACATCCAGGTGGTGCTCCACCTGAATATCAACCGCGCGGCCCTCAGGGCCGTGGACATCCTGGTGGTGCTCCACCTGAATATCAACCGCGCGGCCCTCACGGCCGTGGACATCCAGGTGGTGGGCCACCTGAATACCAACCGCGCGACCCTCAGGGCCGTGGACATCCAGGTGGCGGTCCACCTGAATATCAACAGCGTGACTATCAGGGGCGTGGTGGTCCACGCCCTAGAGGGGGTGGAATGCCGCAGCCATCCTATGGCGGGCATATGGGTGGACGTGGAGGACACAATGTTCCTCCAGGTCAGTCAAGAACAGTTCCCGAGCTGCACCAAGCCCCAGATGTCCAATATCAAGCCCCGGTGGTTTCACCATCCGCATCGGGAGCTGGCTCTTCCTCTCAGCCTGCGGCAGAGGTGAGCAGTGGACAAGTCGAGCAACAGTTTCAGAAACTTGACATCAGTGATCAAAGTTCGACCAGCCAAGCCATTCAACCGGCACCTGCATCAAGCAAATCAGTTCGATTCCCATTACGCCCTGGAATGGGTAAATGTGGGGATAGGTGTGTGGTGAAAGCCAATCATTTCTTCGCGGAGCTCCCTGATAAAGACCTTCACCAATACGAC GTGACCATAACACCAGAGGTTACATCGCGCGGTGTTAATCGTGCCGTGATTGCAGAACTTGTAAAGCTGTATAGACAATCTCATATGAATGGACGTCTACCTGCCTATGATGGAAGGAAGAGCCTTTATACAGCTGGGCCATTACCGTTTACTTCGAGGACATTTGAAATCGCTCTGCAAGATGAAGATGAAGGCCTTGTTGGTGGGCAAGCCACGCCAAG GCGTGAGAGACAATTCAGGGTGGTGATCAAGTATGCTGCCCGTGCTGATCTCCATCATTTGGCTATGTTTCTAGCCGGGAGGCAACCGGATGCACCTCAAGAAGCACTTCAGGTGCTTGACATTGTGCTACGGGAATTGCCTACTGCCAG GTATTCCCCAGTTAGTAGATCATTTTATTCTCCCAACCTAGGGAGACGCCAGAGACTTGGGGACGGTTTGGAAAGTTGGCGTGGATTTTACCAAAGTATAAGACCTACGCAGATGGGGCTTTCGCTGAATATTG ATATGTCTTCTACAGCATTTATCGAGCCTCTCCCTGTGATTGAGTTTGTTGCTCAGCTTCTGTGCAGAGACATCTCAGTTAGACCGCTCACTGATTCAGATCGTGTGAAG ATTAAAAAAGCCCTGCGAGGTGTAAAGGTTGAGGTTACACATCGAGGAAACATGCGTAGGAAATACCGTATATCTGGCCTCACATCACAAGCAACACGAGAGCTATC ATTCCCTGTTGATGATCGCGGTACTGTGAAGACTGTAGTGCAATACTTCCTGGAGACGTATGGTTTCAATATTCAGCACACCACTTTACCTTGCTTGCAAGTCGGTAATCAGCAAAGGCCGAATTATCTCCCCATGGAG GTTTGTAAGATTGTTGAAGGACAACGCTACTCAAAACGACTGAATGAAaaacaaataactgctctactgaaAGTGACTTGCCAGCGCCCTCAAGAGCGTGAGAAGGACATCTTGCAG ACTGTGCATCACAATGCATACTATGAAGATCCATATGCACAGGAATTTGGCATAAAAATAGATGAGCAACTTGCATCTGTTGAAGCTCGTGTTCTGCCTCCGCCAAGG CTTAAGTACCATGATAGTGGCAGAGAGAAGGATGTCTTACCCAGGGTCGGCCAatggaacatgatgaacaag AAAATGGTCAACGGTGGTAGAGTCAGCCACTGGGCATGTATTAACTTCTCTCGGAATGTTCAAGATAATGCTGCCAAGGTTTTCTGTCATGAGTTGGCTATAATGTGCCAAATATCTGGAATG AACTTTGCACCTGAACCTGTGCTGCCCGTACTTAGTGCGAGGCCTGAACACGTGGAAAGAGCACTGAAGGCACGTTATCATGATGCCATGAACGCAAGCAAACCCCCGGGCAAAGAACTTGACCTGCTAATTGTTATACTGCCAGATAATAATGGTTCTCTTTATG GGGACCTTAAAAGAATTTGTGAGACTGAACTTGGATTGGTATCCCAGTGTTGTCTTACAAAACATGTTTTTAAGATGAGCAAGCAGTATCTTGCAAATGTAGCTCTCAAAATCAATGTTAAG GTGGGGGGAAGGAATACTGTTCTTGTGGATGCTTTGGCAAGGAGGATTCGCCTTGTTACCGACAGACCGACCATAATATTTGGTGCTGATGTTACACATCCCCACCCTGGAGAAGATTCTAGCCCTTCCATTGCAGCT GTGGTTGCTTCTCAAGACTGGCCTGAGATAACAAAGTACGCAGGATTAGTGAGTGCCCAAGCCCATAGGCAAGAGCTGATACAGGATCTTTTTAAAGTATGGCAAGATCCCCAAAGAGGAACTGTGACTGGCGGCATGATCAA GGAGCTTCTCATATCTTTCAAGAGGGCAACTGGACAGAAACCTCAGAGAATCATATTTTACAG GGATGGTGTCAGTGAGGGACAGTTCTATCAAGTTCTTTTGTTTGAACTTGATGCCATTCGTAAG GCCTGTGCATCCTTGGAGCCCAACTATCAGCCTCCAGTTACTTTTGTGGTTGTCCAGAAGCGTCACCACACTAGGCTTTTCGCTAACAATCATAATGATCAGCGTACTGTTGATAGAAGTGGGAACATACTACCTG GCACCGTTGTTGACTCGAAGATCTGCCATCCGACAGAATTTGATTTCTACTTGTGCAGCCATGCTGGCATTCAG GGAACAAGCCGGCCTGCTCATTATCATGTTCTGTGGGACGAGAACAAATTTACTGCTGATGAGTTGCAAACTCTCACAAACAACTTGTGCTACAC ATATGCTCGATGCACCCGCTCCGTGTCAATTG TTCCTCCTGCATACTATGCGCATCTGGCAGCCTTCCGGGCTCGGTTCTACATGGAGCCGGACACCTCCGACAGCGGTTCCGTGGCCAGCGGTGCACGCGGCGGTCCTCCACAAGGCGGTCCACGCAGCAGCACCAG GCTTATATTTCCAGAATTGAAGTtagcaatgttgaagatggatacaAT GTTCCTCGAGGAGACCGGCGAGACCTACCAGGGCTTCGAGGGCGCCTCCTTCTCCACCCGCGGCTGCCTCGTAAGCTCCGGCGTCGTCAAGGATTTGATCGCGTTCGCCGGCGATGCCGATGACAGGCCGCTCTCCGCGGGGCGGCCGCTGCCCAGGTTTCCGGTCCGGCACGATCCGTCGTCGTGTGCTAGCTTTGCGGCGCTGGGCCGGGGGAGCGGGATGCGGCATGTGCCTGACTGGCTCCCGGCCTTTCCGGAGCCCCACACGTATGCGATTGCCGAGGAGGAGCCGGGCGAGATGGTCGGCGGGTCGTCGGCTGCGGTGGACGAGGTCGAGCAGGCGTGGCGGCAGAGGAAGGCCGAGAAGTCGCTGCTCGGTTTGCAACGGCAGCTGGCGCTCGCGGGTGGCAACGGGATCCgcccggcggcggtggtggaggagggtGCTGGCAAGGAGAAGGAGCTAGATAGGGCTGTCGTCAAGAGCAATCCGTTTATTCAGTCGGCGTTGCGTTGTGGGGATAAGGAGGTGTCGGAGGTTGGCATGCCGAATTTGGGGAAGAAACACCCTGTTCTTGATGATGCCTTTGCACCTGCTTTCGCTGAATCAGAAGGTGAAGGACTTGATGAGGGGAGGAGGGACCAAGACCAAGGTCGAGGTCGGAAGAGGATGGTTCCAAAGGAGAGGCCACCGGTGTATTTTCGGATTGGGCCTGATAGGAAGTCAAGGGTGATGGCATTGAATTCAAGAGCCTTGGAGGACCGTGAGGGCCCCTTGTTCCTGGAGGATGATCGGAAGCGGAGGGCACTGTCGATACTTGCGGAACCAATGGAGAAGCCAGGCTGA
- the LOC119288145 gene encoding protein FAR1-RELATED SEQUENCE 7-like: MVNTDGEGAGAGGGDPMCVDESAAVVAELGADQCEGARLQDSGAAVSIEGAREGEVPVSHPGGGMRVRGATVEEAENEEAPTVQGSKEGAEELLLKVVYSEEEAYKLYCDYGHRTGFSVRKGKQSYFTGTKRIRTKDYFCSKEGLKEAEKLTDENFNDPHTRTNCRAMVRFRANSQGEWRVIRLVSDHNHNLVRPEERHLLRSAKSLIAGRSCSAADAVLYGGYQLGGAPSQMAASTSVANNAETQRQDLLPGFSGITRTSAVGTGELQSIVSHLKSRANVDGMFYWDVQLDRAGRMSNFFWRDGRSRMDYDCFGDVVVFDSTYRLNKQNYIVAPFVGVNHHWQTTMYGCALLADDSMASFTWLFKSFLEAMGNRQPRSIFTNQDQVMSNAIEEVFPNTCHRIAHWHIQKNAASRLGALNASKAFNKMFTKCMQGCDSEAEFEGTWAAMLREFKLQDNKWLSKLYKLKQKWCGALNKCTFDGGVENEPQCDSLSNIFTCIVDKSTSLSTMVAAVDKLTEDWREKEFDEDVRCCQRPLSCIIKHSDILNHAAKVYTHRIYKLFETYFLDGCGATKFKALPCEDSDTYRFEMTMQGRGSRVCTVHLNMSTMQLTCSCSQFETMGLLCPHTLKALSIKNVGKIPEIYILKRWTRDAKQWVFNPKQYESSFQECMDDEAGYCNHAMRYAYDLVMKSEGQEELRRSLWQALESGEKELEKYLENATQYPQSYAT; encoded by the coding sequence ATGGTGAACACCGACGGTGAAGGTGCCGGTGCCGGGGGCGGAGACCCGATGTGCGTCGATGAGAGTGCCGCCGTCGTTGCCGAGTTGGGGGCAGACCAGTGTGAAGGGGCCAGGTTGCAGGACAGCGGTGCTGCTGTCAGTATTGAAGGGGCCAGGGAAGGAGAGGTGCCAGTTTCTCACCCCGGCGGCGGAATGAGGGTGCGAGGAGCGACGGTGGAGGAAGCCGAGAACGAGGAGGCCCCTACGGTGCAGGGCAGCAAGGAGGGGGCCGAGGAGCTGCTCCTGAAGGTGGTGTACAGCGAGGAGGAGGCGTACAAGCTGTACTGCGACTACGGGCACCGCACGGGGTTCAGCGTCCGCAAGGGCAAGCAGTCCTACTTCACCGGCACCAAGAGGATCAGGACCAAGGACTACTTCTGCTCCAAGGAGGGCCTCAAGGAAGCAGAGAAGCTTACCGACGAAAACTTCAATGACCCGCACACCAGGACCAATTGCAGGGCCATGGTTCGCTTCAGAGCGAACAGCCAGGGCGAGTGGAGGGTAATCCGACTCGTGTCTGATCACAACCACAACTTGGTAAGACCTGAAGAACGGCACCTTCTGCGATCTGCCAAGTCACTTATTGCTGGGAGGTCATGTTCTGCTGCGGATGCGGTGCTGTATGGTGGGTACCAGTTAGGGGGTGCACCTTCCCAAATGGCTGCAAGCACAAGCGTAGCCAACAATGCAGAGACTCAGAGGCAAGATTTGCTCCCCGGTTTTAGCGGCATAACAAGGACATCAGCCGTAGGGACTGGAGAGTTGCAAAGCATTGTAAGCCATCTAAAGAGCAGAGCAAATGTAGATGGAATGTTTTACTGGGATGTTCAGTTAGACCGAGCTGGTCGGATGAGTAATTTCTTTTGGCGAGATGGTAGGAGCAGGATGGACTATGACTGTTTCGGTGACGTGGTTGTCTTTGACTCGACTTACCGCTTAAACAAACAGAATTATATAGTTGCACCATTTGTTGGTGTGAACCACCATTGGCAGACCACTATGTATGGCTGTGCACTACTAGCGGATGATTCGATGGCATCTTTCACTTGGCTGTTCAAGTCTTTCTTGGAGGCAATGGGAAACCGGCAACCACGATCTATTTTCACCAACCAAGACCAAGTTATGTCGAATGCAATTGAGGAAGTGTTTCCAAATACATGCCATCGCATTGCCCACTGGCACATTCAAAAGAATGCCGCTTCTCGCCTTGGTGCACTTAATGCTTCCAAAGCATTTAATAAGATGTTCACCAAGTGTATGCAGGGATGCGACTCAGAAGCAGAATTCGAGGGAACATGGGCTGCGATGCTCCGTGAGTTTAAGTTACAGGATAATAAGTGGCTGAGCAAACTTTATAAGCTCAAGCAGAAGTGGTGTGGTGCTCTGAACAAGTGCACTTTTGATGGTGGGGTCGAGAACGAGCCGCAATGTGACAGTTTGAGTAACATATTCACTTGCATTGTCGATAAATCGACTTCTCTTTCCACAATGGTTGCTGCTGTGGATAAGCTGACTGAGGATTGGCGTGAAAAAGAGTTTGATGAGGATGTGCGGTGTTGTCAAAGGCCACTTTCTTGTATTATAAAGCACAGTGATATTTTGAATCATGCAGCAAAAGTTTATACACACAGAATCTACAAGCTATTCGAGACATATTTTCTTGACGGGTGTGGGGCCACAAAATTCAAGGCGCTTCCGTGTGAAGACAGTGACACATATCGGTTTGAGATGACTATGCAGGGTAGAGGGTCAAGAGTCTGCACAGTTCATCTGAATATGTCAACAATGCAACTCACTTGCAGCTGTAGTCAGTTTGAGACAATGGGTTTACTTTGTCCACATACTCTGAAAGCTCTTAGTATCAAGAATGTGGGCAAAATTCCAGAAATATATATACTGAAGCGGTGGACCAGAGATGCTAAGCAGTGGGTTTTCAACCCAAAGCAGTATGAATCATCATTTCAggaatgcatggatgatgaagctgGATACTGCAATCATGCTATGAGGTATGCTTATGACCTTGTGATGAAGAGTGAAGGGCAGGAGGAATTGAGAAGATCTCTTTGGCAGGCTCTCGAGAGTGGAGAAAAAGAATTGGAGAAGTACCTAGAAAATGCTACACAGTATCCACAATCTTATGCCACTTGA